Sequence from the Gemmatimonadaceae bacterium genome:
GCGCGATGATGCACACCGAGTCGCAGATCCGCTCGGCGTTGTCCATCAGGTGTGTGCTGAAGATGATCGTCTTGCCGCGTTGCTTGAGCTCGACGATGGTGTCTTTCAGCGCCTGCGTATTGATCGGGTCGAGTCCGCTGAACGGCTCGTCGAGGATGATGAGATCGGGGTCGTGCAGCAGTGTGCCGATGAACTGTACTTTCTGCTGCATGCCGCGGGAGAGCTCGTCGATCCTGGAAAGTCCCCAGTCCTTTTCTGCCGTCTTGAGGTCCAGCCGCTCCAGCCACTCGGTGATGCGACGGTCGGCCACGTCCCGCTTCATCCCCTTGAGCTCGGCCAGGAAGCGGAGGATGCGACGAACCTGCATCTTGCGATATAGCCCGCGCTCCTCGGGGAGGTATCCGATGTGATCGGTGAGCGCGGGGTCGTTCGCGGGGCGTCCGAGAATGCGGATGGAGCCCTGATCCGGAGCGATGATGTTGAGGATCATCCGGATGGTCGTTGTCTTCCCTGCGCCGTTCGGCCCGAGAAGACCGTATACGGCTCCGCGCG
This genomic interval carries:
- a CDS encoding ATP-binding cassette domain-containing protein; protein product: MADFSIEIDNAYKRYAEHVAVRDLSLRVPRGAVYGLLGPNGAGKTTTIRMILNIIAPDQGSIRILGRPANDPALTDHIGYLPEERGLYRKMQVRRILRFLAELKGMKRDVADRRITEWLERLDLKTAEKDWGLSRIDELSRGMQQKVQFIGTLLHDPDLIILDEPFSGLDPINTQALKDTIVELKQRGKTIIFSTHLMDNAERICDSVCIIARGEKVLDGSITEIKQSHGTRNIALGLGGQPSAAVSAVLSDRSLVDRVDDSNRYFEIELAKGADPQALLQRIVTAGASINRFEIVQPSLHQIFLERVGAAGVEMGMTGHG